A portion of the Manihot esculenta cultivar AM560-2 chromosome 2, M.esculenta_v8, whole genome shotgun sequence genome contains these proteins:
- the LOC110609003 gene encoding granule-bound starch synthase 1, chloroplastic/amyloplastic isoform X2 yields the protein MTSTRMLGIPLYRWSYVHLDSHLQIKIGDRIETVRFFHSYKRGVDRVFVDHPMFLEKVWGKTGSKIYGPRAGLDYQDNQLRFSLLCLAALEAPRVLNLNSSKNFSGPYGEEVAFIANDWHTALLPCYLKAIYQPMGIYKHAKVAFCIHNIAYQGRFAFSDFPRLNLPDKFKSSFDFIDGYEKPVKGRKINWMKAGILESDRVLTVSPYYAQEVISGVERGVELDNFIRKTGIAGIINGMDVQEWNPVTDKYIDIHYDATTVMDAKPLLKEALQAEVGLPVDRNVPLIGFIGRLEEQKGSDIFVAAISQLVEHNVQIVILGTGKKKFEKQIEHLEVLYPDKARGVAKFNVPLAHMITAGADFMLVPSRFEPCGLIQLHAMRYGTVPIVASTGGLVDTVKEGYTGFQMGALRVECDKIDSADVAAIVKTVARALGTYATAALREMILNCMAQDLSWKGPARMWEKMLLDLEVAGSEPGTEGEEIAPLAKENVPTP from the exons ATGACCAGTACAAGGATGCTTGGGATACCTCTGTATCGGTGGAG CTATGTGCATCTCGATTCTCATTTGCAGATTAAAATTGGAGATAGAATTGAAACTGTCCGCTTCTTCCACTCCTACAAAAGAGGAGTTGATCGGGTCTTcgtggatcatccaatgttccTTGAGAAG gtatggggcaaaactggatCTAAAATATATGGCCCAAGAGCAGGTTTGGATTACCAGGACAACCAACTGCGATTTAGCTTGTTATGCCTT GCTGCTCTGGAGGCACCGAGAGTTCTGAACTTGAACAGCAGCAAAAATTTCTCAGGACCCTACG GAGAAGAAGTTGCCTTCATTGCCAACGACTGGCACACTGCTCTGCTTCCATGTTATCTAAAAGCCATTTACCAACCTATGGGGATTTACAAACACGCCAAG GTTGCCTTTTGCATCCACAACATTGCATATCAGGGAAGATTTGCCTTCTCAGACTTCCCACGACTTAATCTGCCAGATAAATTCAAAAGCTCTTTTGACTTTATCGATGG GTATGAGAAGCCCGTGAAGGGAAGGAAAATCAATTGGATGAAGGCCGGGATATTGGAATCAGACAGGGTTTTGACTGTGAGCCCATACTATGCCCAAGAAGTCATCTCTGGAGTTGAAAGAGGCGTCGAGCTGGATAACTTCATTCGTAAAACTGGCATTGCTGGTATTATAAATGGCATGGACGTCCAGGAGTGGAATCCTGTTACAGATAAATACATTGACATCCACTACGATGCCACAACT GTTATGGACGCAAAACCTTTGTTGAAGGAAGCCCTTCAAGCAGAAGTCGGATTGCCTGTTGATAGGAATGTTCCTTTGATAGGCTTCATTGGTAGATTAGAAGAGCAGAAGGGTTCAGATATTTTTGTTGCAGCTATTTCCCAATTGGTTGAACACAATGTGCAGATAGTAATCCTT GGAACTGGCAAAAAGAAATTTGAGAAGCAGATTGAGCATCTGGAGGTTTTGTACCCTGACAAGGCAAGAGGAGTTGCAAAATTCAATGTGCCGTTGGCGCACATGATCACAGCTGGTGCAGACTTTATGCTGGTTCCAAGTAGATTTGAGCCCTGTGGTCTCATTCAGTTGCATGCTATGCGATATGGAACA GTTCCCATTGTTGCTTCTACTGGTGGTCTTGTTGATACTGTTAAAGAAGGTTACACAGGATTCCAAATGGGGGCCTTGCGCGTTGAA TGTGACAAAATTGATTCAGCAGATGTAGCTGCGATAGTTAAAACTGTGGCAAGAGCTCTTGGCACTTATGCTACCGCTGCATTAAGAGAAATGATCCTGAATTGCATGGCCCAAGACTTGTCATGGAAG GGACCAGCCAGAATGTGGGAGAAAATGCTCCTGGACCTGGAAGTTGCTGGCAGCGAACCTGGCACTGAAGGGGAGGAGATCGCTCCTCTTGCTAAGGAGAACGTTCCCACGCCTTGA
- the LOC110609003 gene encoding granule-bound starch synthase 1, chloroplastic/amyloplastic isoform X1 — MATVIAAHLVSRSSHLSIHALETKANKLSHTGPWTQTITPNGLRSLNTMDKLQMKTQSKAVKKVSATGNGRPAAKIICGHGMNLIFVGAEVGPWSKTGGLGDVLGGLPPAMAARGHRVMTVSPRYDQYKDAWDTSVSVEIKIGDRIETVRFFHSYKRGVDRVFVDHPMFLEKVWGKTGSKIYGPRAGLDYQDNQLRFSLLCLAALEAPRVLNLNSSKNFSGPYGEEVAFIANDWHTALLPCYLKAIYQPMGIYKHAKVAFCIHNIAYQGRFAFSDFPRLNLPDKFKSSFDFIDGYEKPVKGRKINWMKAGILESDRVLTVSPYYAQEVISGVERGVELDNFIRKTGIAGIINGMDVQEWNPVTDKYIDIHYDATTVMDAKPLLKEALQAEVGLPVDRNVPLIGFIGRLEEQKGSDIFVAAISQLVEHNVQIVILGTGKKKFEKQIEHLEVLYPDKARGVAKFNVPLAHMITAGADFMLVPSRFEPCGLIQLHAMRYGTVPIVASTGGLVDTVKEGYTGFQMGALRVECDKIDSADVAAIVKTVARALGTYATAALREMILNCMAQDLSWKGPARMWEKMLLDLEVAGSEPGTEGEEIAPLAKENVPTP, encoded by the exons ATGGCAACTGTAATAGCTGCACATTTAGTTTCCAGGAGCTCACACTTGAGCATCCATGCATTAGAGACTAAGGCTAATAAGTTGTCTCACACTGGACCCTGGACCCAAACTATCACTCCCAATGGTTTAAGGTCCCTCAACACTATGGATAAACTCCAAATGAAGACACAATCAAAAGCAGTGAAAAAGGTCTCTGCCACCGGCAATGGTAGGCCTGCTGCCAAAATTATTTGTGGTCATGGAATGAATTTAATCTTTGTTGGAGCTGAAGTTGGTCCCTGGAGCAAAACTGGTGGACTTGGTGATGTTCTTGGAGGACTCCCCCCTGCCATGGCC GCAAGAGGGCACCGCGTCATGACAGTGTCTCCCCGCTATGACCAGTACAAGGATGCTTGGGATACCTCTGTATCGGTGGAG ATTAAAATTGGAGATAGAATTGAAACTGTCCGCTTCTTCCACTCCTACAAAAGAGGAGTTGATCGGGTCTTcgtggatcatccaatgttccTTGAGAAG gtatggggcaaaactggatCTAAAATATATGGCCCAAGAGCAGGTTTGGATTACCAGGACAACCAACTGCGATTTAGCTTGTTATGCCTT GCTGCTCTGGAGGCACCGAGAGTTCTGAACTTGAACAGCAGCAAAAATTTCTCAGGACCCTACG GAGAAGAAGTTGCCTTCATTGCCAACGACTGGCACACTGCTCTGCTTCCATGTTATCTAAAAGCCATTTACCAACCTATGGGGATTTACAAACACGCCAAG GTTGCCTTTTGCATCCACAACATTGCATATCAGGGAAGATTTGCCTTCTCAGACTTCCCACGACTTAATCTGCCAGATAAATTCAAAAGCTCTTTTGACTTTATCGATGG GTATGAGAAGCCCGTGAAGGGAAGGAAAATCAATTGGATGAAGGCCGGGATATTGGAATCAGACAGGGTTTTGACTGTGAGCCCATACTATGCCCAAGAAGTCATCTCTGGAGTTGAAAGAGGCGTCGAGCTGGATAACTTCATTCGTAAAACTGGCATTGCTGGTATTATAAATGGCATGGACGTCCAGGAGTGGAATCCTGTTACAGATAAATACATTGACATCCACTACGATGCCACAACT GTTATGGACGCAAAACCTTTGTTGAAGGAAGCCCTTCAAGCAGAAGTCGGATTGCCTGTTGATAGGAATGTTCCTTTGATAGGCTTCATTGGTAGATTAGAAGAGCAGAAGGGTTCAGATATTTTTGTTGCAGCTATTTCCCAATTGGTTGAACACAATGTGCAGATAGTAATCCTT GGAACTGGCAAAAAGAAATTTGAGAAGCAGATTGAGCATCTGGAGGTTTTGTACCCTGACAAGGCAAGAGGAGTTGCAAAATTCAATGTGCCGTTGGCGCACATGATCACAGCTGGTGCAGACTTTATGCTGGTTCCAAGTAGATTTGAGCCCTGTGGTCTCATTCAGTTGCATGCTATGCGATATGGAACA GTTCCCATTGTTGCTTCTACTGGTGGTCTTGTTGATACTGTTAAAGAAGGTTACACAGGATTCCAAATGGGGGCCTTGCGCGTTGAA TGTGACAAAATTGATTCAGCAGATGTAGCTGCGATAGTTAAAACTGTGGCAAGAGCTCTTGGCACTTATGCTACCGCTGCATTAAGAGAAATGATCCTGAATTGCATGGCCCAAGACTTGTCATGGAAG GGACCAGCCAGAATGTGGGAGAAAATGCTCCTGGACCTGGAAGTTGCTGGCAGCGAACCTGGCACTGAAGGGGAGGAGATCGCTCCTCTTGCTAAGGAGAACGTTCCCACGCCTTGA
- the LOC110609315 gene encoding uncharacterized protein LOC110609315 isoform X1 yields the protein MALWSILLEIFKRPTLGDALADLVMFMVPLWIAVIAGVLVGWAWKPKWANLRRVMDSSITLDCANTVASRASSSVPAFNPLKIQLPSFISWIADDGIQKETSPAPPNLTDDCSSSQLEKDKSSIVNEDDLEFLCQLVEDKDGGPAWIQMMDRSSPTMSYQAWRRDPETGPTQYRTRTVFEDATPEMVRDFFWDDESRLKWDDMVIHAAILEECPTTGSMVVQWVRKFPFFCSDREYIIGRRIWESGRAYYCITKGVPCFSVPRRSKPRRVDLFYSSWCIRAAVESKRGDGQLTACEVLLFHYEDMGIPSEIAKLGIRHGMWGAVKKIEPGLRAYQKLRAAGGPLSRCAFMAQINTKVNAEYLRSLEISSSSYSSEVQTQDSCSKKPGGNLPRLLVVGGAIALACTLDRGLLTKAVIFGVARRFAKIGRRL from the exons ATGGCTTTATGGTCGATTTTATTGGAGATTTTTAAGAGACCCACTCTTGGGGATGCCCTAGCTGACCTCGTCATGTTTATGGTTCCTCTGTGGATTGCGGTCATTGCTGGGGTTCTAGTTGGATGGGCATGGAAGCCCAAATGGGCCAATTTACGTAGAGTGATGGATTCTTCAATCACCTTGGACTGTGCAAACACAGTAGCATCACGGGCATCGTCTTCGGTTCCCGCCTTCAATCCATTGAAGATTCAGCTGCCCAGTTTCATCTCTTGGATTGCCGATGATGGGATTCAAAAGGAGACTTCTCCTGCGCCGCCTAACCTCACTGACGATTGCAG TTCTTCACAATTGGAAAAGGATAAGTCCAGTATAGTGAATGAAGATGATTTGGAGTTTTTGTGTCAGCTTGTGGAGGACAAAGATGGAGGTCCTGCTTGGATTCAGATGATGGATCGTTCTAGTCCAACGATGAGCTATCAAGCTTGGCGGAGAGATCCTGAG ACTGGCCCTACACAATATCGTACCAGAACTGTTTTCGAGGATGCTACTCCTGAAATGGTGAGGGACTTCTTTTGGGATGATGAATCTCGGTTGAAGTGGGACGACATGGTTATACATGCTGCAATTTTGGAGGAGTGCCCCACCACAGGATCCATGGTAGTCCAGTGGGTTCGCAAG TTTCCCTTTTTCTGTAGCGACAGAGAATACATCATAGGCCGTCGAATTTGGGAATCTGGTCGAGCATATTACTGTATAACAAAG GGAGTTCCTTGCTTTTCTGTGCCAAGACGCAGCAAACCAAGACGTGTGGATTTGTTCTATTCAAGCTGGTGCATTCGTGCAG CAGTTGAATCGAAAAGAGGGGATGGCCAACTGACTGCATGTGAGGTGCTACTGTTCCATTATGAAGATATGGGTATTCCTTCAGAAATTGCAAAGCTTGGAATCCGGCATGGAATGTGGGGAGCAGTGAAGAAGATCGAGCCTGGTTTACGTGCATATCAGAAGCTTAGAGCAGCTGGAGGCCCACTTTCACGCTGTGCATTCATGGCTCAGATCAACACCAAAGTGAATGCGGAGTACCTGAGATCTTTGGAGATCAGTTCTAGTAGTTATTCATCAGAGGTTCAAACCCAGGATTCTTGTTCCAAAAAACCTGGAGGAAACTTGCCTAGGCTTCTAGTGGTGGGTGGGGCTATTGCTCTTGCATGTACTCTTGACCGGGGATTGTTAACCAAGGCAGTTATATTTGGGGTAGCTAGAAGATTTGCGAAAATTGGAAGGAGGTTGTGA
- the LOC110609315 gene encoding uncharacterized protein LOC110609315 isoform X2, which yields MALWSILLEIFKRPTLGDALADLVMFMVPLWIAVIAGVLVGWAWKPKWANLRRVMDSSITLDCANTVASRASSSVPAFNPLKIQLPSFISWIADDGIQKETSPAPPNLTDDCSSSQLEKDKSSIVNEDDLEFLCQLVEDKDGGPAWIQMMDRSSPTMSYQAWRRDPETGPTQYRTRTVFEDATPEMVRDFFWDDESRLKWDDMVIHAAILEECPTTGSMVVQWVRKFPFFCSDREYIIGRRIWESGRAYYCITKGVPCFSVPRRSKPRRVDLFYSSWCIRAVESKRGDGQLTACEVLLFHYEDMGIPSEIAKLGIRHGMWGAVKKIEPGLRAYQKLRAAGGPLSRCAFMAQINTKVNAEYLRSLEISSSSYSSEVQTQDSCSKKPGGNLPRLLVVGGAIALACTLDRGLLTKAVIFGVARRFAKIGRRL from the exons ATGGCTTTATGGTCGATTTTATTGGAGATTTTTAAGAGACCCACTCTTGGGGATGCCCTAGCTGACCTCGTCATGTTTATGGTTCCTCTGTGGATTGCGGTCATTGCTGGGGTTCTAGTTGGATGGGCATGGAAGCCCAAATGGGCCAATTTACGTAGAGTGATGGATTCTTCAATCACCTTGGACTGTGCAAACACAGTAGCATCACGGGCATCGTCTTCGGTTCCCGCCTTCAATCCATTGAAGATTCAGCTGCCCAGTTTCATCTCTTGGATTGCCGATGATGGGATTCAAAAGGAGACTTCTCCTGCGCCGCCTAACCTCACTGACGATTGCAG TTCTTCACAATTGGAAAAGGATAAGTCCAGTATAGTGAATGAAGATGATTTGGAGTTTTTGTGTCAGCTTGTGGAGGACAAAGATGGAGGTCCTGCTTGGATTCAGATGATGGATCGTTCTAGTCCAACGATGAGCTATCAAGCTTGGCGGAGAGATCCTGAG ACTGGCCCTACACAATATCGTACCAGAACTGTTTTCGAGGATGCTACTCCTGAAATGGTGAGGGACTTCTTTTGGGATGATGAATCTCGGTTGAAGTGGGACGACATGGTTATACATGCTGCAATTTTGGAGGAGTGCCCCACCACAGGATCCATGGTAGTCCAGTGGGTTCGCAAG TTTCCCTTTTTCTGTAGCGACAGAGAATACATCATAGGCCGTCGAATTTGGGAATCTGGTCGAGCATATTACTGTATAACAAAG GGAGTTCCTTGCTTTTCTGTGCCAAGACGCAGCAAACCAAGACGTGTGGATTTGTTCTATTCAAGCTGGTGCATTCGTGCAG TTGAATCGAAAAGAGGGGATGGCCAACTGACTGCATGTGAGGTGCTACTGTTCCATTATGAAGATATGGGTATTCCTTCAGAAATTGCAAAGCTTGGAATCCGGCATGGAATGTGGGGAGCAGTGAAGAAGATCGAGCCTGGTTTACGTGCATATCAGAAGCTTAGAGCAGCTGGAGGCCCACTTTCACGCTGTGCATTCATGGCTCAGATCAACACCAAAGTGAATGCGGAGTACCTGAGATCTTTGGAGATCAGTTCTAGTAGTTATTCATCAGAGGTTCAAACCCAGGATTCTTGTTCCAAAAAACCTGGAGGAAACTTGCCTAGGCTTCTAGTGGTGGGTGGGGCTATTGCTCTTGCATGTACTCTTGACCGGGGATTGTTAACCAAGGCAGTTATATTTGGGGTAGCTAGAAGATTTGCGAAAATTGGAAGGAGGTTGTGA